A genome region from Phoenix dactylifera cultivar Barhee BC4 chromosome 18, palm_55x_up_171113_PBpolish2nd_filt_p, whole genome shotgun sequence includes the following:
- the LOC120104475 gene encoding uncharacterized protein LOC120104475 — protein MESGGDSNNQKLIEAIEGSSARLGNVLDNVMETLAAMRRESNANAERLEKRYGERESNGSDGLRNERRRRGSRSGREEPFERWADGIHEEDRPREYEGEESEPQRSPLHRRPHGRREREERRRREEEDDVRVSDRHDRIRKPKIDFPTFGGGDPYEWLDRVEQYFLVYEIPREEKVTLASYHLEGRANRWWRWLRNLYAREGNPLGWTEFMDEFLKQWGPSPTINHHGQLAKLKQEGKIQDYIDQFRQLQTMVEGWSEEALLGTFVDGLKSWLSKEIKLKQPTRLQDAMRMAEIMDQNNFHDRRPTKESFNRKDSKPLQLKPQNSATTTSKPPQHEVRKLNREELQEYIKKGLCFKCGNKWEKGHQCKPGQSFAIHLVSSEDEADESATSSSEDSTIDEEDEATRSAHENAEVSLHALSGVQRPSTMRMMAWIGRHEVSLLVDNGSSHNFINPDALHRIGLKGAATEPFDVKVASGDRLQCQSIVKDVRLNVQGVRIVADLHVLQLVGLDVVLGNAWLRSIGKVITDYKTMTMEFKVGTKKKVWIAFHPKEVRPCEANMLERLCRGGALCLAVVMANQGGAAGGPQPQPNEDMSTLPLQVRQLLEAHQKVLEQPTHLPPQRPFDHPIRLKDESKPINVPPYRYAHFQKGEIERQVEEMMKQGLIRPSTSPFSSPILLVRKKDGSWRFCTDYRALNEATIKDRFPIPTVDEMLDELHGAKYFTRLDLRAGYHQIRMRKEDIHKTAFRTHSGHYEYLVMPFGLCNAPSTFQAAMNKVFKLHLRKFVIVFFDDILVYSKSKEEHMKHLDQVMSILEEHNFYIKASKCAFMQEELEYLGHIVSGQGVRVDPRKIEAMTDWPLPKDISALRGFLGLTGYYRRFVRDYGLIAKPFTNMLKKDGFEWTSAAKQAFEELKRAMTQTPVLALPNFSQPFQVYTDASNEGIGAVLAQDKRPLAYISKALGPQKKAWSTYAREMLAVVHAVKVWRPYLLGRRFTIVTDQQALRHLLTQKIVTPDQQKFLVKLLGFEYDIIYQPGKENKVADALSRKEGSPVLDTTLEDKVGDIRDIDIPFVEDETVSDFEVGHPIGCGFHLFYDLLGSAVKLGGFTDSVPNSPISSTNGNASGLFFFGW, from the exons ATGGAGTCGGGAGGAGACTCAAACAACCAAAAGTTGATAGAAGCCATTGAAGGGAGTAGTGCTAGGTTAGGCAATGTCTTAGACAATGTAATGGAGACATTGGCCGCCATGAGGAGGGAGAGCAATGCCAATGCCGAGAGGCTAGAAAAAAGATATGGAGAAAGGGAGAGCAATGGTAGTGATGGGCTCCGAaatgaaagaagaaggagaggaagtagGAGTGGAAGAGAAGAACCATTTGAAAGATGGGCCGATGGTATCCATGAGGAGGATCGGCCAAGAGAGTATGAGGGAGAAGAGAGTGAGCCCCAAAGGAGTCCTCTACATCGAAGGCCTCATGgccggagagaaagagaggaaaggaggagaagagaggaagaagatgatgttAGGGTTTCGGATCGGCATGATAGGATCCGGAAACCGAAGATCGATTTCCCTACTTTTGGAGGAGGTGACCCTTATGAGTGGTTGGATAGAGTGGAGCAATACTTCCTAGTGTACGAAATCCCTAGGGAGGAGAAGGTGACTCTAGCTTCCTATCACTTGGAGGGGAGGGCCAACCGATGGTGGAGGTGGCTAAGGAACCTCTATGCTAGAGAGGGGAATCCATTGGGATGGACGGAGTTCATGGATGAGTTCTTGAAGCAATGGGGACCATCGCCGACCATCAATCATCATGGCCAATTGGCCAAATtgaagcaagaaggcaagatTCAAGACTACATCGACCAATTCCGCCAACTACAAACCATGGTGGAAGGGTGGTCCGAAGAAGCACTCCTTGGTACATTCGTGGATGGGCTCAAATCGTGGCTATCCAAGGAGATCAAGCTCAAGCAGCCTACTCGACTTCAAGATGCCATGAGGATGGCCGAAATCATGGATCAAAACAACTTCCATGACCGGCGGCCAACCAAGGAGTCTTTCAACCGCAAGGACTCCAAACCTTTGCAATTGAAGCCTCAAAATTCTGCAACAACGACCTCCAAACCACCACAACATGAGGTTCGAAAGCTCAACCGGGAGGAGTTGCAAGAATACATCAAGAAAGGCCTATGCTTCAAGTGCGGTAACAAATGGGAGAAAGGCCACCAATGCAAGCCCGGCCAATCCTTTGCCATCCACCTTGTGAGCAGCGAAGATGAGGCCGATGAAAGTGCTACTTCATCCTCCGAAGATAGCACcattgatgaagaagatgaagccaCAAGATCAGCCCATGAGAATGCCGAAGTGTCCTTGCATGCACTATCCGGAGTACAACGACCATCGACGATGAGGATGATGGCATGGATCGGAAGACATGAGGTATCCCTCCTTGTTGACAATGGATCCTCCCACAACTTCATCAACCCGGATGCTTTACATAGGATCGGACTCAAGGGGGCAGCCACCGAACCCTTTGATGTGAAGGTTGCAAGTGGAGATCGTCTACAATGCCAATCCATTGTCAAAGATGTGCGGCTCAATGTCCAAGGAGTCCGCATAGTGGCTGATCTACATGTCCTCCAACTAGTTGGCCTAGATGTGGTTCTAGGCAACGCATGGCTTCGGAGTATTGGTAAGGTCATCACCGATTACAAAACGATGACAATGGAGTTCAAAGTCGGCACCAAGAAGAAGGTATGGATAGCATTTCATCCAAAGGAAGTTCGGCCTTGTGAAGCCAACATGCTTGAGAGGCTATGCCGTGGGGGAGCTTTATGCCTCGCCGTGGTCATGGCCAACCAAGGAGGGGCTGCGGGGGGACCTCAACCGCAGCCAAATGAAGACATGAGCACCCTTCCATTGCAAGTACGCCAACTTCTTGAAGCTCACCAAAAAGTCTTGGAGCAACCGACCcaccttccaccacaaagaccTTTTGATCATCCGATCCGGCTCAAGGATGAAAGCAAGCCCATCAATGTACCTCCTTACCGGTATGCTCACTTCCAAAAAGGTGAGATCGAAAGGCAAGTTGAAGAGATGATGAAGCAAGGGTTGATCCGCCCAAGTACAAGTCCATTTTCTTCCCCGATCCTCTTGGTAAGGAAGAAAGATGGATCATGGAGATTTTGCACGGATTACCGAGCTTTGAATGAAGCCACAATCAAAGATCGCTTTCCTATACCCACGGTGGATGAGATGCTAGATGAACTCCATGGCGCAAAGTACTTCACAAGATTGGATCTAAGAGCCGGCTACCATCAAATTAGAATGAGGAAGGAAGACATCCACAAGACGGCCTTCCGCACCCATTCCGGCCACTATGAATACCTAGTCATGCCATTTGGTCTATGCAACGCTCCATCAACCTTTCAAGCGGCCATGAACAAGGTATTCAAGCTTCACCTCCGAAAGTTCGTCATAGTTTTCTTTGATGACATATTAGTCTACTCAAAGTCCAAGGAGGAACATATGAAGCATTTGGATCAAGTCATGAGTATCTTGGAAGAACATAACTTCTACATCAAAGCTTCCAAGTGCGCCTTTATGCAAGAAGAACTTGAGTATCTTGGGCATATTGTTTCCGGCCAAGGCGTGAGAGTGGATCCACGCAAGATAGAAGCTATGACCGATTGGCCTTTGCCCAAAGACATTTCAGCCTTGAGAGGGTTCTTAGGCCTCACCGGCTACTATAGAAGGTTTGTAAGGGACTACGGCCTCATTGCTAAACCCTTTACCAACATGCTAAAGAAGGACgggttcgaatggacttcagccgCCAAACAagcatttgaagaacttaagagAGCCATGACTCAAACCCCGGTGCTTGCTCTTCCAAATTTCAGCCAACCATTTCAAGTCTACACGGATGCAAGCAATGAAGGAATTGGTGCGGTCCTAGCACAAGACAAGAGGCCCTTGGCCTACATTTCTAAGGCTCTCGGTCCTCAAAAGAAGGCATGGAGTACCTATGCTCGGGAGATGCTTGCCGTGGTCCATGCGGTCAAAGTTTGGAGACCCTACTTACTTGGGAGACGCTTCACCATTGTGACCGACCAACAAGCTCTTCGGCATCTCCTCACACAAAAGATTGTCACTCCGGATCAGCAAAAATTCCTGGTAAAACTTCTTGGCTTTGAATATGACATCATTTATCAACCAGGGAAGGAAAACAAGGTGGCGGATGCATTGTCACGCAAAGAAGGAAGCCCCGTCCTAGATACCACCCTTGAGGACAAGG TTGGGGACATTAGGGACATAGACATACCCTTTGTAGAAGATGAGACCGTCTCGGATTTTGAAGTTGGCCACCCCATCGGCTGCGGCTTCCACCTTTTCTATGATCTCTTGGGATCGGCTGTCAAGCTTGGTGGCTTCACGGATTCGGTCCCAAATTCGCCAATCAGCTCCACTAATGGCAATGCAAGtgggctcttcttcttcgggtGGTAA
- the LOC103710741 gene encoding uncharacterized protein LOC103710741 isoform X1, translating to MCQVSHSYPASQGSTNLHLRLSDTQTNTFRPTPPPAMDAHQLFDSLTAHIALYHSSKPNPNPKPRAAVLRWFSSLSASHRQSALTVIDPDFVRILLQMLSRLRRHGHGFFFLLPDLPASSSPSLPSLCFRRYHGLLARAAASSTAELDLARSLRLFGSREGEQTADCPLDFLTVSEDLVVDADRFVEVMDGISGGRFLREEESGLGAPWAELPWLKDKGYYSLEAFVANRLEVALRLAWRSSHGGKNPKGRKAAKERAAVAGLAANAFWRKKGCLDWWMGLDPGQRKKIFQAFLGKAAKFLDQGCGEDCADDSSSGLCPPESTLSVVDNQKARTTSPCVPKKDPGRETPLTKKGIEVRKKVEEKEHAAGLADSKGHRRKKKGGRKGAKSKNSGLVKVGFSEFDNKKTAVTSVAPESELTESLPDPNDSAARHSLSPVSNLCDASVKPDFINHNEMMSIQLDPDPHSIADFCFTGVECNMSSNNSEDYNSIKMAEGISQISSGSSVRNINVCCDKLVNCINSSISCSSSNTACEVMSPAVCTLELKEHEHDSTQDINNTHSQYVAPPNLVQGIMDENSSIIENNGSESYVRNHTSFMGGTSYEWPTISPPDFTSVHSQHLPAATDRLHLDVGHKWPSHFHQSFLPSRHQGRKPSSEGGRSRILPSLTLPMSLDWPPMVKTCSRLSQTVTVSYDSGYDPRMQSSLCPGFATYGLQINGTSGENERKHPGDILDMYDLKNTSDLVDDTESCWFSVEEYETHAFSGKDYNQFFGGGIMYWNPAEHVGTGFSRPPSHSSEESAWAWHEADMNRAVDDMVGMPGLSASYNSNGLPSPPAAPFCSPFDPLGPGHQSVGYAMPGNDSTGKVLNSSSSVSDGPEEKASISVKNPPNGFEGVKGDTLPYSMLRPIIVPSISRRGSRSEFKVGHDHKSPCIPTTKRETHRIKRPPSPVVLCVPRVPRPPPPSLVGESRKRGFPVVRSGSSSPSHWGMRSWYSDESNSEETRLCWDGAEVVWPSWRNKGLATSSMVQSIHGSLLQDHLITISQLARDQEHPDVALPLQPPDLLNCPSNESSLSLMHNLLHEDIDLFCKQVGAENLIWKPYTNWAVKRVTRSLQVLWPRSRTNIFGSNATGLALPTSDVDLVVSLPPVRNLESIKEAGILEGRNGIK from the exons ATGTGCCAGGTGTCCCACTCTTACCCCGCCTCCCAAGGTTCCACCAACCTCCATTTGCGTCTCTCGGACACACAAACAAACACTTTCCGACCGACTCCGCCGCCCGCCATGGATGCCCACCAGCTCTTCGATTCCCTCACTGCCCATATCGCCCTCTACCACTCCTCAAAACCAAACCCGAACCCCAAGCCTCGCGCCGCCGTCCTCAGGTGGTTCTCCTCCCTCTCCGCTTCTCACCGCCAGTCCGCCCTTACCGTCATCGACCCCGACTTCGTCCGCATCCTCCTCCAGATGCTCTCCCGCCTCCGCCGTCACGGCCacggcttcttcttcctcctccctgacCTCCCCGCCtcttcctccccctccctcccctcccTCTGCTTCCGCCGCTACCACGGCCTCCTCGCCcgcgccgccgcctcctccaccGCCGAGCTTGACCTCGCTCGCTCCCTCCGCCTCTTCGGGTCCCGGGAGGGCGAGCAGACCGCCGACTGTCCCCTGGATTTCCTCACGGTCTCCGAGGACTTGGTCGTCGACGCGGACCGGTTCGTGGAGGTCATGGATGGGATCTCCGGTGGGAGGTTCCTGAGAGAAGAGGAGAGTGGGTTGGGGGCGCCCTGGGCGGAGCTGCCGTGGTTGAAGGATAAGGGGTACTACAGCTTGGAGGCATTCGTGGCGAATCGGCTGGAGGTGGCGTTGAGGCTGGCGTGGCGTAGCTCCCATGGAGGGAAGAATCCGAAGGGGAGGAAGGCAGCGAAGGAGAGGGCTGCGGTCGCTGGTCTAGCTGCCAATGCCTTTTGGAGGAAGAAGGGGTGCCTGGACTGGTGGATGGGGTTGGATCCCGGACAGAGAAAGAAGATTTTTCAGGCTTTTTTAGGGAAAGCAGCGAAATTTCTG GATCAAGGATGTGGAGAAGACTGTGCAGATGATAGCAGCTCTGGGCTTTGCCCCCCAGAAAGCACTCTTTCAGTAGTGGATAATCAGAAGGCAAGGACAACTAGTCCTTGTGTTCCAAAGAAAGATCCTGGGAGGGAAACTCCGTTAACAAAAAAGGGAATAGAAGTAAGAAAAAAGGTGGAAGAAAAGGAGCATGCTGCAGGTTTAGCTGACAGCAAGGGCCATAGACGTAAGAAAAAAGGTGGAAGAAAAGGAGCTAAAAGTAAAAATTCTGGCTtagtgaaagttggattttctgaatttgataACAAGAAAACTGCTGTAACATCTGTTGCTCCAGAAAGTGAACTGACAGAATCTTTACCTGACCCCAATGATTCTGCTGCCAGGCATAGTCTGTCTCCTGTTTCTAATTTATGTGATGCTTCTGTTAAGCCTGATTTCATCAAtcacaatgaaatgatgagcaTCCAGCTAGATCCTGACCCTCATTCTATTGCAGATTTCTGTTTTACTGGTGTGGAATGTAATATGAGTTCAAACAATTCAGAAGACTATAATTCTATTAAAATGGCTGAAGGCATCTCCCAGATATCTTCAGGATCTTCTGTGAGAAACATTAATGTTTGTTGTGACAAACTTGTAAATTGTATTAATTCTTCCATAAGTTGTTCCAGTAGCAATACTGCATGTGAAGTAATGAGCCCTGCTGTGTGTACACTCGAGCTTAAGGAACATGAGCATGATAGTACCCAGGATATAAATAACACCCATTCACAGTATGTTGCTCCTCCAAACTTGGTTCAAGGTATTATGGATGAGAATAGTTCCATAATCGAGAATAATGGTAGTGAATCTTATGTACGAAACCACACAAGTTTCATGGGAGGCACTTCATATGAGTGGCCTACCATATCGCCTCCTGATTTTACATCTGTTCATTCACAGCATCTCCCAGCTGCCACAGACAGATTACATCTGGATGTTGGTCATAAATGGCCCAGTCACTTTCATCAGTCCTTTCTGCCTTCCAGGCATCAGGGAAGAAAGCCATCAAGTGAAGGTGGGCGCAGCCGAATTTTACCTTCTCTAACTTTGCCCATGAGTTTGGACTGGCCTCCTATGGTCAAAACTTGCAGTAGATTGAGTCAGACTGTGACTGTAAGCTATGATTCTGGATATGATCCAAGGATGCAGTCTTCACTCTGCCCAGGATTTGCTACTTATGGACTGCAAATTAATGGGACTTCCGGTGAGAATGAGAGAAAGCATCCTGGGgatattttagatatgtatGATTTGAAAAACACTTCTGATTTGGTGGATGATACTGAAAGCTGCTGGTTTTCTGTAGAAGAATATGAAACTCATGCATTTTCTGGAAAGGATTATAATCAATTTTTTGGTGGTGGAATAATGTACTGGAATCCTGCTGAACATGTTGGAACGGGTTTCTCTCGCCCACCTTCTCACAGTTCTGAAGAGAGTGCTTGGGCTTGGCATGAAGCAGATATGAATAGAGCTGTTGATGATATGGTTGGCATGCCTGGATTATCTGCTTCCTACAATTCGAATGGTCTGCCCTCACCACCTGCTGCCCCATTTTGTTCACCATTTGATCCATTGGGACCGGGACACCAGTCTGTTGGTTATGCTATGCCAGGAAATGACAGTACTGGAAAGGTACTGAACTCCTCATCTTCAGTATCCGATGGTCCTGAAGAGAAAGCCTCAATATCTGTGAAAAATCCACCTAATGGTTTTGAGGGAGTGAAAGGGGATACACTTCCATATTCAATGCTGCGGCCGATCATTGTTCCAAGTATATCAAGGAGGGGTTCAAGATCTGAATTTAAGGTTGGTCATGATCATAAAAGCCCATGTATACCTACTACTAAGAGGGAGACCCATCGCATCAAGCGGCCTCCATCACCAGTGGTACTTTGTGTTCCTCGAGTACCTCGACCTCCTCCACCTTCTCTAGTTGGAGAATCTAGAAAGAGGGGCTTTCCAGTTGTAAGATCTGGTAGCTCAAGTCCTAGCCATTGGGGTATGAGAAGTTGGTATTCTGATGAAAGTAATTCTGAGGAAACTCGACTTTGTTGGGATGGTGCTGAAGTTGTTTGGCCTTCATGGCGAAACAAAGGGCTGGCTACCTCTTCAATGGTGCAATCTATTCACGGGTCTTTGTTGCAAGATCACCTTATTACAATTTCCCAGCTAGCTCGTGATCAGGAACAT CCAGATGTTGCCTTACCATTGCAACCTCCTGATTTATTGAATTGTCCATCTAATGAGTCATCTCTGTCTCTGATGCACAATCTTCTTCACGAGGATATTGATCTTTTCTGCAAGCAG GTTGGTGCTGAGAATCTGATCTGGAAGCCCTACACTAACTGGGCTGTCAAGAGGGTCACACGATCTCTTCAGGTACTCTGGCCTCGCTCTCGGACAAATATATTTGGTTCCAATGCAACTGGTTTAGCTCTTCCAACTAGTGATGTGGACCTCGTGGTTTCTCTCCCTCCAGTACGGAATTTG GAATCCATCAAAGAAGCTGGAATTTTGGAAGGTCGCAATGGTATCAAGTAA
- the LOC103710741 gene encoding uncharacterized protein LOC103710741 isoform X2, whose amino-acid sequence MCQVSHSYPASQGSTNLHLRLSDTQTNTFRPTPPPAMDAHQLFDSLTAHIALYHSSKPNPNPKPRAAVLRWFSSLSASHRQSALTVIDPDFVRILLQMLSRLRRHGHGFFFLLPDLPASSSPSLPSLCFRRYHGLLARAAASSTAELDLARSLRLFGSREGEQTADCPLDFLTVSEDLVVDADRFVEVMDGISGGRFLREEESGLGAPWAELPWLKDKGYYSLEAFVANRLEVALRLAWRSSHGGKNPKGRKAAKERAAVAGLAANAFWRKKGCLDWWMGLDPGQRKKIFQAFLGKAAKFLDQGCGEDCADDSSSGLCPPESTLSVVDNQKARTTSPCVPKKDPGRETPLTKKGIEVRKKVEEKEHAAGLADSKGHRRKKKGGRKGAKSKNSGLVKVGFSEFDNKKTAVTSVAPESELTESLPDPNDSAARHSLSPVSNLCDASVKPDFINHNEMMSIQLDPDPHSIADFCFTGVECNMSSNNSEDYNSIKMAEGISQISSGSSVRNINVCCDKLVNCINSSISCSSSNTACEVMSPAVCTLELKEHEHDSTQDINNTHSQYVAPPNLVQGIMDENSSIIENNGSESYVRNHTSFMGGTSYEWPTISPPDFTSVHSQHLPAATDRLHLDVGHKWPSHFHQSFLPSRHQGRKPSSEGGRSRILPSLTLPMSLDWPPMVKTCSRLSQTVTVSYDSGYDPRMQSSLCPGFATYGLQINGTSGENERKHPGDILDMYDLKNTSDLVDDTESCWFSVEEYETHAFSGKDYNQFFGGGIMYWNPAEHVGTGFSRPPSHSSEESAWAWHEADMNRAVDDMVGMPGLSASYNSNGLPSPPAAPFCSPFDPLGPGHQSVGYAMPGNDSTGKVLNSSSSVSDGPEEKASISVKNPPNGFEGVKGDTLPYSMLRPIIVPSISRRGSRSEFKVGHDHKSPCIPTTKRETHRIKRPPSPVVLCVPRVPRPPPPSLVGESRKRGFPVVRSGSSSPSHWGMRSWYSDESNSEETRLCWDGAEVVWPSWRNKGLATSSMVQSIHGSLLQDHLITISQLARDQEHPDVALPLQPPDLLNCPSNESSLSLMHNLLHEDIDLFCKQVIAGSSLMVNRRLVLRI is encoded by the exons ATGTGCCAGGTGTCCCACTCTTACCCCGCCTCCCAAGGTTCCACCAACCTCCATTTGCGTCTCTCGGACACACAAACAAACACTTTCCGACCGACTCCGCCGCCCGCCATGGATGCCCACCAGCTCTTCGATTCCCTCACTGCCCATATCGCCCTCTACCACTCCTCAAAACCAAACCCGAACCCCAAGCCTCGCGCCGCCGTCCTCAGGTGGTTCTCCTCCCTCTCCGCTTCTCACCGCCAGTCCGCCCTTACCGTCATCGACCCCGACTTCGTCCGCATCCTCCTCCAGATGCTCTCCCGCCTCCGCCGTCACGGCCacggcttcttcttcctcctccctgacCTCCCCGCCtcttcctccccctccctcccctcccTCTGCTTCCGCCGCTACCACGGCCTCCTCGCCcgcgccgccgcctcctccaccGCCGAGCTTGACCTCGCTCGCTCCCTCCGCCTCTTCGGGTCCCGGGAGGGCGAGCAGACCGCCGACTGTCCCCTGGATTTCCTCACGGTCTCCGAGGACTTGGTCGTCGACGCGGACCGGTTCGTGGAGGTCATGGATGGGATCTCCGGTGGGAGGTTCCTGAGAGAAGAGGAGAGTGGGTTGGGGGCGCCCTGGGCGGAGCTGCCGTGGTTGAAGGATAAGGGGTACTACAGCTTGGAGGCATTCGTGGCGAATCGGCTGGAGGTGGCGTTGAGGCTGGCGTGGCGTAGCTCCCATGGAGGGAAGAATCCGAAGGGGAGGAAGGCAGCGAAGGAGAGGGCTGCGGTCGCTGGTCTAGCTGCCAATGCCTTTTGGAGGAAGAAGGGGTGCCTGGACTGGTGGATGGGGTTGGATCCCGGACAGAGAAAGAAGATTTTTCAGGCTTTTTTAGGGAAAGCAGCGAAATTTCTG GATCAAGGATGTGGAGAAGACTGTGCAGATGATAGCAGCTCTGGGCTTTGCCCCCCAGAAAGCACTCTTTCAGTAGTGGATAATCAGAAGGCAAGGACAACTAGTCCTTGTGTTCCAAAGAAAGATCCTGGGAGGGAAACTCCGTTAACAAAAAAGGGAATAGAAGTAAGAAAAAAGGTGGAAGAAAAGGAGCATGCTGCAGGTTTAGCTGACAGCAAGGGCCATAGACGTAAGAAAAAAGGTGGAAGAAAAGGAGCTAAAAGTAAAAATTCTGGCTtagtgaaagttggattttctgaatttgataACAAGAAAACTGCTGTAACATCTGTTGCTCCAGAAAGTGAACTGACAGAATCTTTACCTGACCCCAATGATTCTGCTGCCAGGCATAGTCTGTCTCCTGTTTCTAATTTATGTGATGCTTCTGTTAAGCCTGATTTCATCAAtcacaatgaaatgatgagcaTCCAGCTAGATCCTGACCCTCATTCTATTGCAGATTTCTGTTTTACTGGTGTGGAATGTAATATGAGTTCAAACAATTCAGAAGACTATAATTCTATTAAAATGGCTGAAGGCATCTCCCAGATATCTTCAGGATCTTCTGTGAGAAACATTAATGTTTGTTGTGACAAACTTGTAAATTGTATTAATTCTTCCATAAGTTGTTCCAGTAGCAATACTGCATGTGAAGTAATGAGCCCTGCTGTGTGTACACTCGAGCTTAAGGAACATGAGCATGATAGTACCCAGGATATAAATAACACCCATTCACAGTATGTTGCTCCTCCAAACTTGGTTCAAGGTATTATGGATGAGAATAGTTCCATAATCGAGAATAATGGTAGTGAATCTTATGTACGAAACCACACAAGTTTCATGGGAGGCACTTCATATGAGTGGCCTACCATATCGCCTCCTGATTTTACATCTGTTCATTCACAGCATCTCCCAGCTGCCACAGACAGATTACATCTGGATGTTGGTCATAAATGGCCCAGTCACTTTCATCAGTCCTTTCTGCCTTCCAGGCATCAGGGAAGAAAGCCATCAAGTGAAGGTGGGCGCAGCCGAATTTTACCTTCTCTAACTTTGCCCATGAGTTTGGACTGGCCTCCTATGGTCAAAACTTGCAGTAGATTGAGTCAGACTGTGACTGTAAGCTATGATTCTGGATATGATCCAAGGATGCAGTCTTCACTCTGCCCAGGATTTGCTACTTATGGACTGCAAATTAATGGGACTTCCGGTGAGAATGAGAGAAAGCATCCTGGGgatattttagatatgtatGATTTGAAAAACACTTCTGATTTGGTGGATGATACTGAAAGCTGCTGGTTTTCTGTAGAAGAATATGAAACTCATGCATTTTCTGGAAAGGATTATAATCAATTTTTTGGTGGTGGAATAATGTACTGGAATCCTGCTGAACATGTTGGAACGGGTTTCTCTCGCCCACCTTCTCACAGTTCTGAAGAGAGTGCTTGGGCTTGGCATGAAGCAGATATGAATAGAGCTGTTGATGATATGGTTGGCATGCCTGGATTATCTGCTTCCTACAATTCGAATGGTCTGCCCTCACCACCTGCTGCCCCATTTTGTTCACCATTTGATCCATTGGGACCGGGACACCAGTCTGTTGGTTATGCTATGCCAGGAAATGACAGTACTGGAAAGGTACTGAACTCCTCATCTTCAGTATCCGATGGTCCTGAAGAGAAAGCCTCAATATCTGTGAAAAATCCACCTAATGGTTTTGAGGGAGTGAAAGGGGATACACTTCCATATTCAATGCTGCGGCCGATCATTGTTCCAAGTATATCAAGGAGGGGTTCAAGATCTGAATTTAAGGTTGGTCATGATCATAAAAGCCCATGTATACCTACTACTAAGAGGGAGACCCATCGCATCAAGCGGCCTCCATCACCAGTGGTACTTTGTGTTCCTCGAGTACCTCGACCTCCTCCACCTTCTCTAGTTGGAGAATCTAGAAAGAGGGGCTTTCCAGTTGTAAGATCTGGTAGCTCAAGTCCTAGCCATTGGGGTATGAGAAGTTGGTATTCTGATGAAAGTAATTCTGAGGAAACTCGACTTTGTTGGGATGGTGCTGAAGTTGTTTGGCCTTCATGGCGAAACAAAGGGCTGGCTACCTCTTCAATGGTGCAATCTATTCACGGGTCTTTGTTGCAAGATCACCTTATTACAATTTCCCAGCTAGCTCGTGATCAGGAACAT CCAGATGTTGCCTTACCATTGCAACCTCCTGATTTATTGAATTGTCCATCTAATGAGTCATCTCTGTCTCTGATGCACAATCTTCTTCACGAGGATATTGATCTTTTCTGCAAGCAG GTAATTGCTGGTTCATCATTAATGGTAAATCGTAGGTTGGTGCTGAGAATCTGA